The Gossypium hirsutum isolate 1008001.06 chromosome D07, Gossypium_hirsutum_v2.1, whole genome shotgun sequence genome includes the window aacctaAATTCTCCATCTTTAATCAATTAAgttccattttttttaattctctgGAAATAGAAAgattcaattcaatcaaaatgATGCATATGACCTTTTACTGGAGCCGGCAGGTAACTCTCCTCTTCAGCTCATGGCGGACCGATTCATGGCCGAGTTACGCGTTGACTCTTCTCGCTTGTGTTTTGGCTTCCGTTTTTTACCAGTATTTGGAGCACGTAAGGTACCGTGTAAGGCGATCTAGGAAGCCGGCGGGAGAACCGTTGTTGTCGCAGCCGAATCGAGCCGCAGGTAAGTGGTCGGCGAAGAAGATCGCCGGTGGGTTACTATTTGGGTTGAGTTCGGGTTTGGGTTATTTGTTGATGCTGGCGGTTATGTCGTTCAACGGAGGCGTGTTTTTGGCGATCGTGTTGGGGTTAACGATTGGGTTTTTGTGGTTGAGGAGTGAGGATGAAGATGAAATTGCTGGTGTTAATAGCACTTGTGCTTGTGCTTGAAGGAAATTGATTGatgatttgagttttttttttgttgttttcggGGTTGGGGAATTTAGGGATTGAATTTGATGATTGTATGTGTTTATATGGAAACCACTGTAATTGTTTCAAGCATTATTCTGGGTTTTTCTTGAAATTGGTTTGTTTTTTTTGTTGGTTTATATATTTAGCTCATATTCTGCTTGATTTGATGATATAATTCAACCTGGAATTGAACTGTTAGTTATTCATGCCCAGTCACTTAGAATTGACAGAATTAAAGCAGAGATTGATTAGTTTTggggtttaattaaaatttttaaggagattaataataattttttaaaaaaaatcagaggatctaattaaattttttacaagGCTCAATTAAATaagatctaattaaaattttcaaaactttgcaagaaagatattaaatttaaaaaatatttgaaatataatataatatttttttttttgcttttatatcGAATACTTAATTTGAGTaagatataaattacataatccatgaaaaaggtaaaataaaatatattataaatttttaataaaagaaatttttttctcattctctATTGTCAATAATTATCAACCAATCAAGATATCGATTCATTGATCTGAccagtttaattaaataaatcattttaaaaagtCATAAAAgaattgattgaattaattaatttagctCTGTTCAACCAGTCCGTGCTGGTTTGATGCATCCCTTCGGACCAATTCCTGATCTAACAGATTTGACCAACTGGTTCAAACAACCATATTGTTAATGATCTTACCGGAAAGCTATCTATTCCGCCTAGTGATGGTGGTGGAAGGGAAATAAGAAAAGTCTAGCATCGAAAAAAAGAGTTGTCGACCATGGGTGATGTAAACATAGATTCACAAGTGGCGGAATGCAGTTCCTTCAAAGATAAGTTGTTATAGTCATTCGGAATCCCTTATTTGGTCGATGAAGGAATGGAGGAAGAGAATCTCAATCCACTAGATGGAGATGTCCATTAATGGTTACATTGATGGAATTACTTCTATCAAAATTTTGAATcatattcatcatctaattgagCAGAGTATGGCATAAGTTGTGATCATTAAATTGTTCGGTAGGAGGACCGACTTTAGTATTCTTATGATAACTATACAAACCATATGAAAGACGTTAGCCAAATGGCATTTGATGGACTTAGAAAACAACGATTATTTACTCAAATCCCAATCCATGG containing:
- the LOC121219231 gene encoding copper transporter 5.1 codes for the protein MMHMTFYWSRQVTLLFSSWRTDSWPSYALTLLACVLASVFYQYLEHVRYRVRRSRKPAGEPLLSQPNRAAGKWSAKKIAGGLLFGLSSGLGYLLMLAVMSFNGGVFLAIVLGLTIGFLWLRSEDEDEIAGVNSTCACA